Genomic segment of Nostoc sp. TCL240-02:
TTTTTGCGGTTCTTGATTTAATAACCAACGGGTAAAATCAAGGGGATACTTTTCTGCAAGGATCTTACAAAGGTTATCATATTCTGCCATCTAAAGTATTACACTTGATTTTATTTATTATTTTATATTAGATTGGTTTCTTGGCAGTTTAGCCGTATTACCAGCGTCATCAATGAGAATTTCAGTAGATTGATGAGCGATCTGAAATGGCAACGATCGCTCTACTCTAAAATTTCTCTTTTCATCTCTTCCAATTTTATGTAGTATGCTGTATTATATTAATATCCTGCGTGCCCCAACTTGTGTGAGCCTACATACTAGTACGAGAGGAAGGTAACACTGCCAAATGCAGTGGGCGTGTGTGAACGGGGAGTGCGAAGAACCTGGGAGGTTGGCTTAAAAGTAGCCATCCTTTAAAGAGTGTGTAACAACTCACCAGCAGAGTCCCTCTAGTAACTGAGAACACGCAATGCTCCACCAACTTGCACGCACATTAATTCGTAATTTGTAATTTAGATTTCATTTCGGTTTCTGGAATTGCATCCATAGCATTCTTTTGAAAATGAGTATTAGTTATGACTAATATATTTAAGCTAATTAACCAAATTGCGATCGCAGAAGCACAATTATCTGCTACCCAATTCCTTGCACCCTGTGTCAAAGGTGGACGAGTTCGCACAAGGGTAGCCGGGATGGTTTACACCTTCACGCAAAAGCCTAGTAAATTTGAAGGTTGGGGCATCTTTCAGCCTGTGGATGAGAAGACAGCAACGGTTGTAGAAGAGGCAGATTTACCCCAAATTGCAGAATACCTGCAACACTTTCCCCAAATACGGCTGCGGTTAGCACACCAATTGCGTAAACAAACTTGGTTAGCATACCCCGTAAATGAAGCAGATATGCGTCAACGGTTGAAGGTAGTTAAGCCGATCGCAGTCCACTTAGTTACCGAGGGTATCGCCTTTGAGCAAATCATTGCCCGATGGAATGGACAGTCTTGCTGGTTTGAGGAAATAGATCGCCGAACCGATCCGGTAATTGTTGAAACTTTGCAATCTGCTGTTAAGCAACTCATTCCTGCTGAGGAATTACAGTTTAAGGGCATTACTCCAGAAATCCGCACAGTGTATGAATTAGCAACTCGGCGCATTGAGGGATTTACTCAACCCCAACAGGATGAAAAGCGACTGAGAAAAGCTTTGCAAATGGGCGGCGGTGAATTAAATCAATTCCACGATCGCAGCGACTACTGGACAGTCGATTGGACAACTGCTGATGGTGTTCGCCATAGTAGTGCGATCGCTAAAGCTGATTTGACTGTTGTTAGTTCTGGTATTTGTCTAAGTGGACGCGATCGCGATTTTGATTTGCAATCTTTAATAGGTGTCATGGAACAACAAGAGTAGTGAGAACAATGAGTATCTTTTTTCACGAACAACTTTACCGCACCAATGTTGTGATGGCAAAGCTGAAAAACTATCCTATAACCATTTGTGGCGCTGGAGCATTAGGAGCTAATATTACGGAAAACTTAGCTCGCTCTGGTTTTGATAAACTTACCGTGATAGATCGCGATCGCATTGAGGAGCGTAACTTATCGACTCAGCCTTACTACCGTTCTGATGTGGGAGCGTTCAAGGCGAAGATTTTGGCGAACAATTTATATCGAGCAATTGGTACTAAAGTTGATGCCAAAATAAAGGATTTGACACCAGCAAATACAACTCAATTGCTCAAAGACAGCCAGTTAATTGTCGATGTCTTTGACAATAGCGTGGCACGTCAAGCAGTGAAAGATTATGCTGAACAATTAAGTATTCCTTGTCTTCATGCTGGACTATCAGCAGATTATGCAGAAGTGATTTGGAATGACGTTTATCGCGTTCCTTCTGAGGTTAATGATGATGTTTGTGATTATCCGTTGGCGCGAAACCTGGTGATGTTAACTGTTGCTGTGGCGTGTGAGGCGATCGTTTCATTCATTGCCACAGCAGAACAACATAACTTCAGCATCACCCAAAAGGATCTGACTGTTCAACCTCTGTTTTTGTAGATTGTGTAGACGCTCTTAGCGGCTTGTCGTAAATATCGCCCATCATAACATACCAAATTATGCGGATTTAATTAAAGAAGAACTAACAGGCGGTAGCTACTATGCAACCGTCGTCATTCCCAATTCCCAATTAACTAGCTAGATAGCTGTGTATCTTATCCTTATGTCTTCGTAGAGTACCTAAAGCTTGTTGCTCTATCTGTCGCACTCGTTCTCGACTAATACCCATCCGTTGACCAATCTCTGCTAAAGAAAGTTCATTTCCATCTGTTAAACCAAAACGTAAAGTTAATATTTCTCGTTGCTGGTGATTTAATTTTAAC
This window contains:
- a CDS encoding ThiF family adenylyltransferase, which encodes MSIFFHEQLYRTNVVMAKLKNYPITICGAGALGANITENLARSGFDKLTVIDRDRIEERNLSTQPYYRSDVGAFKAKILANNLYRAIGTKVDAKIKDLTPANTTQLLKDSQLIVDVFDNSVARQAVKDYAEQLSIPCLHAGLSADYAEVIWNDVYRVPSEVNDDVCDYPLARNLVMLTVAVACEAIVSFIATAEQHNFSITQKDLTVQPLFL